Proteins encoded in a region of the Hypomesus transpacificus isolate Combined female chromosome 17, fHypTra1, whole genome shotgun sequence genome:
- the camsap3 gene encoding calmodulin-regulated spectrin-associated protein 3 isoform X2, with the protein MVDSNATRKTFVVPEIKPLDLYDFTRAKICASVGWLLAKSYGNAENVPVELRQPFYSDQYEQEHLKPPVTRLLLSSELYCRTYGLLQGGPGAAEARTPPQDNATLLQLLAKRAVAPKDQDSPVTEADLRHKPIKMSAHLAVMDALMAVGAMETVSAVKTCGAVELLGGGASWEAALLHWVNELNQNLRKRAEGQSDASQSCTEPQPVQASIRYRKDKTQSKQKPTFPVVNDITDLSNGCAIAAVIHYYCPGLLRLEDVCMKESMSVDDSLYNLQLISEFCDSCLKSCCPLVLEDMLYAPQPLRVNMMSFLAELIGWFEVRRPEFVQPVDVTDASAPLTPTSSNSGSPSIFKKPFLPISSPVSPGGVSGSLTQSTSMSHIEGTGKSWTRKPLSRPLSAVSFSIPFGLDSDVDVVMGNPVSAITRSVSSDNLTPPGPTMTRVPYTPPEDLSHLLSKAPRPNGPVPPARASWATQNPGVPLVLEENGLAESETGELPTIEEALQIIHNESKLEPRLHPDGAPDGFYLHSPDDRHNGGGPAPLSCSAPSRSGMLYRPTGEAGEPGRTRHASECSRDDDSVLRDGSVDSDASEDLPKAPSNPATPAGYSRGRGEEASDSGVKMTSFAERRKKQAAESPKAGEAPGPQPASRGQKSDESPGQSPALTTEMSELGARLEEKRKAIEAQKKRIEAIFAKHRQRLGKSAFLQLKKEQRDGEGEGEGEDDAESQVSASSTEDELSRLTLEERLARMEEEEEEKRQPPAEEAGKVKPGPRPDRPLPLPKDKAPAPGEKGVGAGPPGGGEKGAAPLGDYNNAVSKLNAALSSLQSDMQRLAEQQNQLIKKKAASTNKSWVIPPSPKTSTPSAPGRMSRESSRDLNSASSSPSPSRKLLGHAAPKSPHAVPRRAQSVPPKSPKHHHHYPRPLDAKVPAVSRVLTPHHQNVDSLPHLRRVSPWQSQVQTSSSFTISHSADGQNEPLPPLPAGAAPTPVPRASDDNLSDAGSNDDNHSIFSMDLDAGPSQALAARPRPGGGGCSSGAPSECSFESDIPAAAVNGKRGSLIEISLSALRGDGEDDDQGPDGFSDTMSDMTEPENKGGVGFFFKDDKARPEDEMAQRRAALLEKQQKRAEEMKRRKQEQEKEREANRPQWMTIEGWGDKAEERPRTPGTPPPPGTPSAEGTPQRRGDFTKQEYERRQQLKIMEDLGKVLRQKPTTVRDLKKQRPKTVFRDDSVLSRSPAKGFMGSRLNKVYSHSTMNLSSMANDSGTLTVRKSPSRSHSPSRLMSPGRMATPNGERDWENASTISSPASIPEYTGPKLYKEPSFKSNKFIIHNAISRCCLAGKVNEPQKNKIVEEMEKSTANHFLILFRDSSCQFRAVYTMNPETEEMVRITGIGPRVISPAMIESIYKYSSDRKQFTAIPSKTMSMSVDAFTIPGHLWQKRPGTPKKLGTPK; encoded by the exons AGTGCCCACTTGGCAGTGATGGATGCCCTGATGGCAGTGGGCGCCATGGAGACGGTGAGCGCTGTGAAGACGTGCGGCGCTGTGGAGctgctggggggaggagccagctgGGAAGCAGCCCTGCTCCACTGGGTTAACGAG CTGAACCAGAATCTGAGGAAGCGAGCGGAGGGGCAGAGCGACGCGTCTCAGAGCTGCACAGAGCCTCAGCCTGTCCAGGCCTCT atccgCTACAGAAAAGATAAGACGCAGTCCAAACAGAAGCCCACGTTCCCTGTGGTGAACGACATAACAGACCTGTCCAATGGCTGTGCCATTGCTGCCGTCATCCACTACTACTGCCCTGGCCTGCTGCGACTGGAGG ATGTGTGTATGAAGGAGTCCATGTCGGTGGACGACAGCCTGTACAACCTGCAGTTAATCAGCGAGTTTTGTGACAGCTGTCTGAAGAGCTGCTGCCCCCTGGTGTTGGAGGATATGCTCTACGCCCCTCAACCGTTGCGG GTCAACATGATGAGCTTCCTGGCagagctgattggctggttcGAGGTACGAAGGCCAGAGTTTGTTCAGCCCGTAGACGTGACAG ATGCTTCTGCACCACTGACACCAACCAGCAGTAATAG tggctctccctccatcttcaaaAAGCCattcctccccatctcctccccggTGTCACCAGGGGGCGTGTCAG GATCTCTGACTCAGTCTACCTCAATGTCTCATATAGAAGGAACTGGAAAAAGTTGGACTAGGAAGCCTCTCAG TCGCCCTCTGTCGGCTGTGTCCTTCAGCATTCCCTTCGGCCTGGACAGCGACGTGGACGTCGTCATGGGCAACCCCGTGAGCGCCATAACCCGCTCGGTCAGCTCCGACAATCTCACCCCGCCCGGCCCGACCATGACCCGCGTGCCCTACACGCCCCCGGAGGACCTCAGCCACCTGCTCAGCAAGGCCCCTCGGCCCAACGGCCCCGTGCCCCCCGCGAGGGCCTCGTGGGCCACCCAGAACCCGGGCGTGCCCCTGGTGCTGGAGGAGAACGGCCTGGCGGAGAGCGAGACCGGCGAGCTGCCCACCATCGAGGAGGCCCTCCAGATTATCCACAACGAGAGCAAGCTGGAGCCCCGCCTCCACCCCGACGGCGCCCCCGACGGCTTCTACCTGCACTCGCCCGACGACCGGCACAACGGcggaggccccgcccccctcagcTGCTCCGCCCCCTCGCGCTCCGGCATGCTGTACCGGCCCACGGGGGAGGCGGGCGAACCCGGCCGCACCCGGCACGCCTCGGAGTGCTCGCGGGACGACGACTCGGTCCTCCGCGACGGCAGCGTGGACTCGGACGCCTCGGAGGACCTCCCCAAGGCCCCGTCCAACCCCGCCACGCCCGCCGGCTACAGCCGAGGGCGGGGCGAGGAGGCGTCCGACAGCGGCGTGAAGATGACCAGCTTTGCCGAGCGCCGGAAGAAGCAGGCGGCGGAGTCCCCCAAGGCGGGCGAagcccccggcccccagcccgCCTCCCGGGGCCAGAAGTCGGACGAGAGCCCCGGCCAGAGCCCAGCGCTCACGACGGAGATGTCCGAGCTGGGCGCCCGGCTGGAGGAGAAGCGCAAGGCCATCGAGGCTCAGAAGAAGCGCATCGAGGCCATCTTCGCCAAGCACCGCCAGAGGCTGGGCAAGAGCGCCTTCCTGcagctgaagaaggagcagcGGGACggcgagggggaaggggagggcgaGGACGACGCCGAGAGCCAGGTCAGCGCTTCCTCCACGGAGGACGAGCTGAGCCGCCTGACCCTGGAGGAGCGGCTGGCgcgcatggaggaggaggaggaggagaaacggCAACCCCCGGCGGAGGAGGCTGGCAAGGTCAAACCGGGACCACGCCCCGACAGGCCGCTCCCCCTCCCCAAGGACAAGGCGCCCGCgccaggagagaagggggtCGGGGCGGGGCCCcccggggggggagagaagggggcggCGCCGCTCGGCGACTACAACAACGCCGTGTCCAAGCTGAACGCGGCGCTCAGCTCCCTGCAGAGCGACATGCAGCGCCTGGCCGAGCAGCAGAACCAGCTGATCAAGAAGAAGGCCGCCTCCACCAACAAGTCCTGGGTGATCCCTCCCAGCCCCAAGACATCCACCCCCAGCGCCCCGGGGAGGATGTCCCGCGAGTCCTCCCGCGACCTCAACTCCGCCTCgtcctccccctcgccctcccgGAAGCTCCTCGGCCACGCCGCCCCCAAGTCTCCCCACGCGGTCCCCCGCAGGGCCCAGTCGGTGCCGCCCAAGAGCCCcaagcaccaccaccactaccccCGGCCCCTGGACGCCAAAGTCCCCGCCGTGTCCCGGGtcctcaccccccaccaccagaaCGTGGACAGCCTCCCCCACCTGCGGCGCGTCTCCCCCTGGCAGTCCCAGGTGCAGacgtcctcctccttcaccatctCTCACTCGGCCGACGGCCAGAACGAGCCGCTGCCGCCCCTCCCGGCCGGGGCCGCCCCGACTCCCGTCCCCCGGGCCTCCGACGACAACCTGTCGGACGCCGGCTCCAACGACGACAACCACAGCATCTTCAGCATGGACCTGGACGCGGGGCCCTCGCAGGCGCTGGCCGCGAGGCCCCGGCCCGGGGGCGGGGGCTGCAGCTCCGGGGCGCCCTCCGAGTGCTCGTTCGAGAGCGACATTCCGGCGGCGGCGGTGAACGGCAAGCGCGGCAGCCTGATTGAGATCTCTCTGTCGGCCCTGCGGGGGGACGGCGAGGACGACGACCAGGGGCCGGACGGGTTCTCGGACACCATGAGTGACATGACCGAGCCGGAGAACAAGGGAGGGGTCGGCTTCTTCTTCAAG GATGACAAGGCTCGGCCGGAGGACGAGATGGCCCAGCGACGAGCAGCCTTGCTGGAGAAGCAGCAGAAACGAGCGGAGGAGATGAAGAGACGCaagcaggagcaggagaaggagagagaggccaa CAGGCCTCAGTGGATGACCATCGAGGGCTGGGGGGACAAGGCCGAGGAGCGACCCCGCACCCCGGGCACCCCGCCGCCGCCCGGCACGCCCTCGGCCGAGGGCACCCCCCAGCGGCGGGGGGACTTCACCAAGCAGGAGTACGAGCGGCGGCAGCAGCTGAAGATCATGGAAGACCTGGGCAAGGTCCTGCGGCAGAAGCCCACCACCGTGCGCGACCTGAAGAAGCAGAGGCCCAAGACGGTGTTCCGCGACGACTCGGTCCTATCCCGAAGCCCCGCCAAGGGCTTTATGG GCTCAAGGCTCAACAAGGTGTACTCGCACTCCACCATGAACCTGTCCTCCATGGCCAACGACAGCGGGACCCTGACGGTCCGAAAGTCTCCGAG CCGCTCTCACTCGCCGTCGAGACTGATGTCCCCGGGGAGGATGGCCACGCCCAATGGAGAGAGGGACTGGGAGAACgcctccaccatctcctcccctgcctccattCCGGAATATACTG gaCCAAAGCTGTACAAGGAGCCTAGCTTCAAGTCCAACAAATTCATCATCCACAACGCCATCTCCCGCTGCTGCCTGGCCGGCAAGGTCAACGAACCGCAGAAAAACAAGATAGTAGAG GAAATGGAAAAGAGCACCGCCAACCACTTCCTGATCCTCTTCAGAGACTCCAGTTGCCAGTTCCGGGCGGTGTACACCATGAACCCCGAGACGGAGGAAATGGTTCGGATCACCGGCATCGGGCCCCGCGTCATCTCCCCCGCCATGATCGAGTCCATCTACAAGTACAGCTCCGACCGCAAGCAGTTCACCGCCATCCCGTCCAAAACCATGTCCATGAGCGTCGACGCGTTCACCATCCCCGGTCACCTGTGGCAGAAACGCCCGGGGACCCCCAAAAAGCTAGGGACCCCCAAATAG
- the camsap3 gene encoding calmodulin-regulated spectrin-associated protein 3 isoform X4: MVDSNATRKTFVVPEIKPLDLYDFTRAKICASVGWLLAKSYGNAENVPVELRQPFYSDQYEQEHLKPPVTRLLLSSELYCRTYGLLQGGPGAAEARTPPQDNATLLQLLAKRAVAPKDQDSPVTEADLRHKPIKMSAHLAVMDALMAVGAMETVSAVKTCGAVELLGGGASWEAALLHWVNELNQNLRKRAEGQSDASQSCTEPQPVQASIRYRKDKTQSKQKPTFPVVNDITDLSNGCAIAAVIHYYCPGLLRLEDVCMKESMSVDDSLYNLQLISEFCDSCLKSCCPLVLEDMLYAPQPLRVNMMSFLAELIGWFEVRRPEFVQPVDVTDASAPLTPTSSNSGSPSIFKKPFLPISSPVSPGGVSEGTGKSWTRKPLSRPLSAVSFSIPFGLDSDVDVVMGNPVSAITRSVSSDNLTPPGPTMTRVPYTPPEDLSHLLSKAPRPNGPVPPARASWATQNPGVPLVLEENGLAESETGELPTIEEALQIIHNESKLEPRLHPDGAPDGFYLHSPDDRHNGGGPAPLSCSAPSRSGMLYRPTGEAGEPGRTRHASECSRDDDSVLRDGSVDSDASEDLPKAPSNPATPAGYSRGRGEEASDSGVKMTSFAERRKKQAAESPKAGEAPGPQPASRGQKSDESPGQSPALTTEMSELGARLEEKRKAIEAQKKRIEAIFAKHRQRLGKSAFLQLKKEQRDGEGEGEGEDDAESQVSASSTEDELSRLTLEERLARMEEEEEEKRQPPAEEAGKVKPGPRPDRPLPLPKDKAPAPGEKGVGAGPPGGGEKGAAPLGDYNNAVSKLNAALSSLQSDMQRLAEQQNQLIKKKAASTNKSWVIPPSPKTSTPSAPGRMSRESSRDLNSASSSPSPSRKLLGHAAPKSPHAVPRRAQSVPPKSPKHHHHYPRPLDAKVPAVSRVLTPHHQNVDSLPHLRRVSPWQSQVQTSSSFTISHSADGQNEPLPPLPAGAAPTPVPRASDDNLSDAGSNDDNHSIFSMDLDAGPSQALAARPRPGGGGCSSGAPSECSFESDIPAAAVNGKRGSLIEISLSALRGDGEDDDQGPDGFSDTMSDMTEPENKGGVGFFFKQDDKARPEDEMAQRRAALLEKQQKRAEEMKRRKQEQEKEREANRPQWMTIEGWGDKAEERPRTPGTPPPPGTPSAEGTPQRRGDFTKQEYERRQQLKIMEDLGKVLRQKPTTVRDLKKQRPKTVFRDDSVLSRSPAKGFMGSRLNKVYSHSTMNLSSMANDSGTLTVRKSPSRSHSPSRLMSPGRMATPNGERDWENASTISSPASIPEYTGPKLYKEPSFKSNKFIIHNAISRCCLAGKVNEPQKNKIVEEMEKSTANHFLILFRDSSCQFRAVYTMNPETEEMVRITGIGPRVISPAMIESIYKYSSDRKQFTAIPSKTMSMSVDAFTIPGHLWQKRPGTPKKLGTPK; the protein is encoded by the exons AGTGCCCACTTGGCAGTGATGGATGCCCTGATGGCAGTGGGCGCCATGGAGACGGTGAGCGCTGTGAAGACGTGCGGCGCTGTGGAGctgctggggggaggagccagctgGGAAGCAGCCCTGCTCCACTGGGTTAACGAG CTGAACCAGAATCTGAGGAAGCGAGCGGAGGGGCAGAGCGACGCGTCTCAGAGCTGCACAGAGCCTCAGCCTGTCCAGGCCTCT atccgCTACAGAAAAGATAAGACGCAGTCCAAACAGAAGCCCACGTTCCCTGTGGTGAACGACATAACAGACCTGTCCAATGGCTGTGCCATTGCTGCCGTCATCCACTACTACTGCCCTGGCCTGCTGCGACTGGAGG ATGTGTGTATGAAGGAGTCCATGTCGGTGGACGACAGCCTGTACAACCTGCAGTTAATCAGCGAGTTTTGTGACAGCTGTCTGAAGAGCTGCTGCCCCCTGGTGTTGGAGGATATGCTCTACGCCCCTCAACCGTTGCGG GTCAACATGATGAGCTTCCTGGCagagctgattggctggttcGAGGTACGAAGGCCAGAGTTTGTTCAGCCCGTAGACGTGACAG ATGCTTCTGCACCACTGACACCAACCAGCAGTAATAG tggctctccctccatcttcaaaAAGCCattcctccccatctcctccccggTGTCACCAGGGGGCGTGTCAG AAGGAACTGGAAAAAGTTGGACTAGGAAGCCTCTCAG TCGCCCTCTGTCGGCTGTGTCCTTCAGCATTCCCTTCGGCCTGGACAGCGACGTGGACGTCGTCATGGGCAACCCCGTGAGCGCCATAACCCGCTCGGTCAGCTCCGACAATCTCACCCCGCCCGGCCCGACCATGACCCGCGTGCCCTACACGCCCCCGGAGGACCTCAGCCACCTGCTCAGCAAGGCCCCTCGGCCCAACGGCCCCGTGCCCCCCGCGAGGGCCTCGTGGGCCACCCAGAACCCGGGCGTGCCCCTGGTGCTGGAGGAGAACGGCCTGGCGGAGAGCGAGACCGGCGAGCTGCCCACCATCGAGGAGGCCCTCCAGATTATCCACAACGAGAGCAAGCTGGAGCCCCGCCTCCACCCCGACGGCGCCCCCGACGGCTTCTACCTGCACTCGCCCGACGACCGGCACAACGGcggaggccccgcccccctcagcTGCTCCGCCCCCTCGCGCTCCGGCATGCTGTACCGGCCCACGGGGGAGGCGGGCGAACCCGGCCGCACCCGGCACGCCTCGGAGTGCTCGCGGGACGACGACTCGGTCCTCCGCGACGGCAGCGTGGACTCGGACGCCTCGGAGGACCTCCCCAAGGCCCCGTCCAACCCCGCCACGCCCGCCGGCTACAGCCGAGGGCGGGGCGAGGAGGCGTCCGACAGCGGCGTGAAGATGACCAGCTTTGCCGAGCGCCGGAAGAAGCAGGCGGCGGAGTCCCCCAAGGCGGGCGAagcccccggcccccagcccgCCTCCCGGGGCCAGAAGTCGGACGAGAGCCCCGGCCAGAGCCCAGCGCTCACGACGGAGATGTCCGAGCTGGGCGCCCGGCTGGAGGAGAAGCGCAAGGCCATCGAGGCTCAGAAGAAGCGCATCGAGGCCATCTTCGCCAAGCACCGCCAGAGGCTGGGCAAGAGCGCCTTCCTGcagctgaagaaggagcagcGGGACggcgagggggaaggggagggcgaGGACGACGCCGAGAGCCAGGTCAGCGCTTCCTCCACGGAGGACGAGCTGAGCCGCCTGACCCTGGAGGAGCGGCTGGCgcgcatggaggaggaggaggaggagaaacggCAACCCCCGGCGGAGGAGGCTGGCAAGGTCAAACCGGGACCACGCCCCGACAGGCCGCTCCCCCTCCCCAAGGACAAGGCGCCCGCgccaggagagaagggggtCGGGGCGGGGCCCcccggggggggagagaagggggcggCGCCGCTCGGCGACTACAACAACGCCGTGTCCAAGCTGAACGCGGCGCTCAGCTCCCTGCAGAGCGACATGCAGCGCCTGGCCGAGCAGCAGAACCAGCTGATCAAGAAGAAGGCCGCCTCCACCAACAAGTCCTGGGTGATCCCTCCCAGCCCCAAGACATCCACCCCCAGCGCCCCGGGGAGGATGTCCCGCGAGTCCTCCCGCGACCTCAACTCCGCCTCgtcctccccctcgccctcccgGAAGCTCCTCGGCCACGCCGCCCCCAAGTCTCCCCACGCGGTCCCCCGCAGGGCCCAGTCGGTGCCGCCCAAGAGCCCcaagcaccaccaccactaccccCGGCCCCTGGACGCCAAAGTCCCCGCCGTGTCCCGGGtcctcaccccccaccaccagaaCGTGGACAGCCTCCCCCACCTGCGGCGCGTCTCCCCCTGGCAGTCCCAGGTGCAGacgtcctcctccttcaccatctCTCACTCGGCCGACGGCCAGAACGAGCCGCTGCCGCCCCTCCCGGCCGGGGCCGCCCCGACTCCCGTCCCCCGGGCCTCCGACGACAACCTGTCGGACGCCGGCTCCAACGACGACAACCACAGCATCTTCAGCATGGACCTGGACGCGGGGCCCTCGCAGGCGCTGGCCGCGAGGCCCCGGCCCGGGGGCGGGGGCTGCAGCTCCGGGGCGCCCTCCGAGTGCTCGTTCGAGAGCGACATTCCGGCGGCGGCGGTGAACGGCAAGCGCGGCAGCCTGATTGAGATCTCTCTGTCGGCCCTGCGGGGGGACGGCGAGGACGACGACCAGGGGCCGGACGGGTTCTCGGACACCATGAGTGACATGACCGAGCCGGAGAACAAGGGAGGGGTCGGCTTCTTCTTCAAG CAGGATGACAAGGCTCGGCCGGAGGACGAGATGGCCCAGCGACGAGCAGCCTTGCTGGAGAAGCAGCAGAAACGAGCGGAGGAGATGAAGAGACGCaagcaggagcaggagaaggagagagaggccaa CAGGCCTCAGTGGATGACCATCGAGGGCTGGGGGGACAAGGCCGAGGAGCGACCCCGCACCCCGGGCACCCCGCCGCCGCCCGGCACGCCCTCGGCCGAGGGCACCCCCCAGCGGCGGGGGGACTTCACCAAGCAGGAGTACGAGCGGCGGCAGCAGCTGAAGATCATGGAAGACCTGGGCAAGGTCCTGCGGCAGAAGCCCACCACCGTGCGCGACCTGAAGAAGCAGAGGCCCAAGACGGTGTTCCGCGACGACTCGGTCCTATCCCGAAGCCCCGCCAAGGGCTTTATGG GCTCAAGGCTCAACAAGGTGTACTCGCACTCCACCATGAACCTGTCCTCCATGGCCAACGACAGCGGGACCCTGACGGTCCGAAAGTCTCCGAG CCGCTCTCACTCGCCGTCGAGACTGATGTCCCCGGGGAGGATGGCCACGCCCAATGGAGAGAGGGACTGGGAGAACgcctccaccatctcctcccctgcctccattCCGGAATATACTG gaCCAAAGCTGTACAAGGAGCCTAGCTTCAAGTCCAACAAATTCATCATCCACAACGCCATCTCCCGCTGCTGCCTGGCCGGCAAGGTCAACGAACCGCAGAAAAACAAGATAGTAGAG GAAATGGAAAAGAGCACCGCCAACCACTTCCTGATCCTCTTCAGAGACTCCAGTTGCCAGTTCCGGGCGGTGTACACCATGAACCCCGAGACGGAGGAAATGGTTCGGATCACCGGCATCGGGCCCCGCGTCATCTCCCCCGCCATGATCGAGTCCATCTACAAGTACAGCTCCGACCGCAAGCAGTTCACCGCCATCCCGTCCAAAACCATGTCCATGAGCGTCGACGCGTTCACCATCCCCGGTCACCTGTGGCAGAAACGCCCGGGGACCCCCAAAAAGCTAGGGACCCCCAAATAG